The following is a genomic window from Rhinatrema bivittatum chromosome 12, aRhiBiv1.1, whole genome shotgun sequence.
AGCTCCGAAgatttacatttaaattgtaGGTCAAAATAAAGGAGCAGGGAGTGAGGGGGTGGAGAAGGAACCAAAAGCCGAGATATCGAAGGACACCCAGAATAGAATTGCCATTCCAAGGTCTGATCCCTTGCACCTGCAGAGGTTTTTCCAAACTCAGAAAAGCAAATTCCAGCACTTCTATTAAATTACAACTTTTAATGGAGGACTTGCTCTTCCGAGTTGGAAGTATCTTGCTTGACCCCTTTCAAGTCTCCCTTACACCTTCCAGTCTTTACCTCTTCGAGAACTGTCACCTTAATGCTAATAAGTAACTAATGCATGGGGGGGACagaaaacaaacccatttgaCTAGAAGGCAAATTGTTGCAGAACGAACTAAGAAGACCGATAGTCCAAGTCTGAGGAGTCCTTTGCAAGACGGTGAAGCAGCTGGAGCCAATGAGCCTGCGGCCACTGAGGTGCAACCTAGCGGCGATTCATGGGCACCAGAGTATTGAAATCACAGAAGGTAAGATCACTGGTAAGATTAATGAAAGGGAGGTTAAGTGACTCACAGAAGATCATACAATCATAGAGGTTTATAATAAGAGGTCGTCTATGCAGAACATTATTACTACCACTGTATGATGGCAATGTATTATTAGCATGCTGCCCTGATAGAAGAATCCAATGGGTAATCCTTGAGTCTGCTGTTGGCTTGCGGTTTCGTAGCTCTCCCTCTGCCCGCAGGCAGTCAGGGGTAGCCGCCAGGCTTTACCTGCGTCTCGGAGAGGCTGAGAGCAGTCGCCAGTTCCACTCTCTCGGGCGTTGACAGGTAGCGTTGCAGCTCGAAGCGCTTCTCCAGCCCCGAGAGCTGAGAGTCGGAGAAGACCGTGCGGGCTTTGCGGCGTCTGCAGTGCTTCCCTGGGAGCTCGGGGTGATGCGGGAAGAGGGCGGGCACGGGTAGACCTGCGGGGAAAGGGGGCGCAGTGAGTTAGAGCCAAGTTAAGGGCAGGCAAAACTGCCATCCATGGGTCAGAGCAGCCAACTCTTAGTCAACATTTAGATGTGTTGTTTTTAACGGTCCCCTACAGGCAACGAGTATAGATAGCACTTTGCAGAAGcaatctctccccccccatccccatctgTGTGCAAAAAATATCTTTGGAAAATAGTCCTTAAAATAGGTTAGATAATGGAAAAGAGCATGGGAAGTTGGCAGGAATTTCTTTTCGAacagataataaataaataaaataaagtttaagGAATGCAGGTTTTTGCAATGCACACAGTGAAAAATGGAAGTAATTTGCTCTCTAGTAACTGCAGTATTGTTTCAGACAAGAGCCCAAAATGCGTTTAGCTCAAAATAATTTTCATTCGTTTTGTATTTAACTATTCAGTTCGGTTTTCACTTTTACCTGCTGATCATGAATTTGGGTTCTGCTTATTAAAAGCTTTCATTATAAAACTATctatattattaatattaatattaaatttgTACACTTTTAGTGCTTATAAAACCCATTCAGAAAAACAAGATTTTTAGTAGAAAAGATTTTTCTATAGCTGATAAAAAACAGGTTTAgccaaaatgtttaaattatatatttaaaaaatgattaaatTACAGATGGTTTTACTATTAAAACCCATGACATATTTTCTTCTGAATAATTTTTATAATGCGTGACATTATACTAATCTTTGAATATAGTAAATAGAAAAATTTACATCTCTGCAGAATTAAGAAATCTAAAGTTCACTTTTTCCATTTTCTGATTCAGTTTTATGAAAATGGCATTCGATGTACTATTCAACAATTTGTATAATTTGAATATTGATATGTTATTGCGGTTTTTTAGAATTTAATTCATTATACACCTATGATAAATACAAAGGATAAGTTTTATTAATCAAAACAGGGGCAAGTTTATCATGCTCTATATTTTTTCCCTATTCAGTTTGTGGTTTTCCAGTTCTTGAATTTTATTCATATAGGAAAGTTATTTGCATTTACAATTAACTGCTACAACTACCGATAATAACATTGATTTAATTTATAGAACCCCATTCTGTCCAAACAGTATCCTAGAGCTTTCTATACTAAAAGTATTACTTCAGAAGCACCTATGTATTTAATTCTGGGGTGGAAACCTATTGTGGTTCcaaagaggaaagaggagaaagaacaTTATCGTTATCATCCGCACCTAATTTTAGTTAGTTTTTAAAAAGTCTATAAACATTCCTTTTACTGCCAACTTTAAAGAatcttatatatataaaaaacacatTAGATAAGGAAGAGGAGAACATGTGTTCAAAAGTAACTTGCTATATAATATAAATTCAGTACTTCCACCTCCAACATAGTCTTTCCTCCCTAGGCAAATGTCTGGTGGGCAATTTTATctcgattttttttaaatcgtaacaCTAAAGTCCTTAATGCAAATAACTCCAGTGGAAATAGCTTCCATGGAAATAATGTACCGTAGTACATTTTATGTTATAATCTCCAGGTTTTAATCCTTACATGAAATAATATCACAATAAAGGAATATTATGTTTGTTCTGCTTACCTGAATGCGACAACGTCTGAATCATAAGTTGCAAATACATTTCAGCTTTAAATGAATATCTATTTGCCATTTTCTTCACACAGTGACTGGTATTGTCACATTTTCTATTTGTTAATGTTTTCTCTATGGATATATTGCAGCGACATGGCTTAGCTTTTTCAGTAATACTAAACTAAATGGTGTAGTTTGTAGAATATATTTTAGGTCAAACTGTAACGTCATTATAATCCATGATAGATGTCGGTCCACGGACATACTCTTTGACTTGAAGCAAATAAGAAATGTCACATTTATTCATCAGCATTTTATATTAACTATTTCCAATACAGCTCGAAAATCATGCTATGTGTATTCTTGCCCAACGTTATCTACTCATGTATCATATTTTTGCATTTACACGAAGGTAGACTATTTAGGTCAGTATTCTTTCTGCGTTATCTCTATTTCTTTTAAGAAAAACAATCATTGGCAGAACAGAAAAAACACTTACCAGATGTAGTGAGAAAATAAGGATGGTGGTGCTCTGGCTTGTGAAGAGGATGATGAGGATGAGGAGCCAAGATTGTAGGTGTTGGCATTAACGGATAACCATATTCCAGAATTGGAACCCTGGATGCAAAGGAAGTGGCAAAATTGGCTGGCGGAGTTTCCCTTAAAGGTTTTGGTTTATGTAGTAAAATATCCTCAATAAAAAATGATGTTGGCCTTGGGGCAGACATTGCTGGGGTAAAGTTGAGGTTCATTGTCCCCGAAATGTGTGATATGCTAGAATGCAGTTTTCTTAAAACTTCGGTAATGAGCTAAAATGAAACTGTTAATCGGCCCCTTTTCCCCCCCGTGCTACGAGAAAACCTCAATTTTTGAGAAGCAGTTGATAAGAAGATGAAGGTGGGGTTTGATTCTGGGGAAGCAGATTTGTTCCTTCGGGTGGATGAAAGAGACATTTATTTAGCCAATGGTAGAGCAGCAGGGCGGAGGAACTGGCCCCAGTACAGAGGCATTAATAGTGAGACTGGCAGGGAGGAGCGCTGGCCAAAGTGCTGAAATTGAACATTAATTGTAATGAGGCCGGTGTAAATCTATTTTAATGGCTAATTTATTAGCCGAAGTATAGGCAAATATAGTTGGAGGTTGTCAGTGTTTTAAACTGTATTTCGGGTTTGAAAATTACTGATATTTTCAAGTAAATGCCTTGAAATTAGTGTAGAAAGTAGCTCAGACACTTTCTGTGAAGGATATCGAGATATTTTAAACTTGGCTAGTTTGACCTCCAGATAATCGTAAATATTTAGTTATGCAGAATAGAATTCATAgtcagaaataattattttatttcggCATGTAGGAAAaatgatatgtatttatttatttatttattaagttattttatatttattacaacaAACAACTAGACTAATGAATTTAAATGGACTATATAGATATGTGTCTATTAAACATACTATATAGATAAATAGGGCTATAGAGATTTAAACATGCATTAACCTAGCTTGGATTGCATCcttatattttccttttcttaattttatttctttataaaatgAAACGGCTTTCCGGTAGCTCTTAAGTTCAGCTTCATCATTGCCATATCACCCTTCTATTATGCTTTCCAAGCCATTTGCCTTTAATTTTATGCCTAACTCTTGTTattatctttctggcttttatgtTTGTCTTTTCTAATGTGTAACATTTATTTCCCCAGAGTCAATTTGCCAGAATTAGGGTGATACACTACATCATAGCAGCGATAATTTCAGCTCGCATCTCACAAAATTGCTCTAATTATTGATGTTAAACtcatggaaattaaaaaaaggtaCTTCTCATCCATCTCCTGATTTTAGGCTCTAATTTGTTGAGATCGAGTTGTCATCACAATTCCAATCACTACTGTTAATAGTAAAAGTGTTTTAATAGAGCCAGAATTCTCGCAACCCATGCTATTAGATAATTAGGGAAGATGTTAGAGAGGCAAGTGCTAATCCTTGGGCACACTGACAGGATTTACATCTGATCTAGCAGGTAGAACAAATTAATTACCAGAATCAATTAGTCCTAAAAGTACAGTTCTCTAGGAAGTGCAGGCCATGTCTTCCATATGTATGAGCTGGTAAATTGTAAATAGATGTAAAACCTTTAAAAGAATAGATATAGCAACCAGGACTTTTTAATGAATTTAAAACTCCAAGTACATCAGTTCTAAAACATTCTTCCTacactctttctttctctctctctctcaattctgtGTTTATGTGCATACACACATGTAAATGTGCAGTTTTgcaatttgtgtgtgtatatataacaCACACAAATAGCAaaattgtacacacacacacacacaaacacacacacacacatgtatatatatatagtaacataataatgatggcagaaaaagaccaaatggtccatctactctgcccagcaatttgtttATGTTAGTAACTGCTACtgcatgcaggtcacccccatgtatTCTGTAtgggtagtaacagctgctccatgcaggttattcctatgtgttctgttaagagtagtaactaccactctgtgcaggttaccccatgcattctgttaagtatataagtacacacacacacacacacacacacacacacacacacacggcagttTCTTTGCTTGCTTCACTTGCTAACTCTACCACaggagggagaatgtgtgtggaAAGGGTGGGGTGGTGGTGTATGTGATATGAGGTgggattatgtgtgtgtatggttaGAGGCTCTCTTTTCCCCTTACACTCTCCATTGTGTCCCTATtcttacctgtgtgtgtgtgtgtgtgtgtgtgtgtgtgtgtgtgaaggagtggGGTGGACTAATGGTGTGTGAGTACCGAGTTTCAGGGGAATATGCGTTTTGGGCATGTTTATATAAGTTtggcactctctctccctcatacacacaggagtgaggagaggggaagagaatatgtgtgagggggtggaaggaggaTGGAGTGTGTGTGCAGGGGAGGAATTGATggtgcagggtgtgtgtgtgtgtgtgtttgtgtgtggtgggaCTGTCGGGGTATGTTTGAATGTGTATGGCTgttaggtagagatgtgaatcgtgtgatcgatcgtcttaacgatcgatttcggctgggagggggagggaatcggatcgtcgcagtttgggttttttaaatatcgtgaatatcgtgtaaatcgtgtaaatcgaaaaccggcacactaaaacatccctaaaacccaccccaaccctttaaaataaatcccccaccctcccgaacccccccaaaatgccttaaattacctggggtccaggggggggggggaggggaaggg
Proteins encoded in this region:
- the BSX gene encoding brain-specific homeobox protein homolog, yielding MNLNFTPAMSAPRPTSFFIEDILLHKPKPLRETPPANFATSFASRVPILEYGYPLMPTPTILAPHPHHPLHKPEHHHPYFLTTSGLPVPALFPHHPELPGKHCRRRKARTVFSDSQLSGLEKRFELQRYLSTPERVELATALSLSETQVKTWFQNRRMKHKKQLRKTQDDPKNPSSEGCLERSSSETELSEKSDPETAKSVNQNPFLVEETEDDVDIIEEDICSAQHLI